The Streptomyces sp. 135 sequence TACAGCACAGGCCCCTCAATGAGCGCTGTAACGCTGTGGGAATACCACTCGGAGCAATTCCCTAAAAAGCGACGGTGTGACAGCGAAGGCGCATATGCCGGCCGCCCCTTGGGGCGCCTCACGCCGCAGGGCAGCCCTTTCGGCGGCTCGCCGGCGAAGTTCAGCCCCGACGGTCGCCTCGTCGCGACCGGGCCGACCTACGCAAAAAAAGAAGTGAATAATGAGGTACACCTGTGGAGTGCGGTCAGCGGCGAGAGCAAGAAGCTCCCTCCGGGGACCGCGGCTCTTGCCTTCCACCCCAAGGTTGCCCGCACACTGGCCATTTCCAACAGTGTGGACGTCCGGCTGTGGGATCTGAAAACTCATAAGGCTTCGGCTCTGCGGGGGTCGGACGGCGAGACCGTCCTGGAGTTCGGCCCGGATGGGAAAACCCTGGCCACCTGGGCAGAGGGCAAGGGGGCCCGCATCTGGGACCTGGGAACCCAAAAGGCCTGGACCCTTGCGGAAACGGACGACGAGACCGTCCTGGAGTTCGGCCCGGACGGAAAAACCCTGGCCACCTGGGCAGAGGGCAAGGGGGCCCGCATCTGGGACCTGGGAACCCAAAAGGCCTGGACCCTTGCGGAAACGGACGACGAGACCGTCCTGAAGTTCGGCCCGGACGGAAAAACCCTGGCCACCTGGGCAGACGGCAAGGGGGCCCGCATCTGGGACCTGGGAACCCAAAAAGCCTGGACCCTTCCGGAAACGAAGGGCGAGACCGACTTGGAGTTCGGCCCGGACGGAAAAACCCTGGCCACCTGGGGAGCCGACAAGGGAGTCCGGTTATGGGATGCGGAGTCTCGAAAGGGCCGGGCGCTCAAGGGAACAAGCAGCAGCGGCAGTGTGGCATTCCATCCGAAGGACAGCCGCATCCTGGCCGTCCAGACCGATCGTGACGTGCTGCTGTGGGACATCACCATCGACCACGTCTGGGCCACCCTGCATGACAGTGGCACCACGAACGGCCTGTTCTTCAGTCCGGACGGGCGTACTCTCGCCACCAGTGACAGCAACTCGACCCCGGTTCGACTGTGGGATGTCCACCTTCCGCGTCCCGCCGAGTCGATTCGGAAGATCTGCAAGGCAGTTGTCCGCGATCTCACCCAGCAGGAATGGTCGCTGTACCTGCCGGGTCAATCCCCAAGACCTGTCTGCGACTCATGACGACCACCCGGGCTGTCCCGTAATCACAGTCGTGACGACTTCAGGACCATGTGCAGCAGCAGCCGGTCCTCGCCCTCGTCCAGGTCCAGGCCCGTGAGCTGCTCCACGCGCGAGAGGCGGTAGTAGAGCGTCTGCCGGTGGATGCCCAACTCCGCCGCCGTGCGGCCCGCCTGGCCCGCGCAGTCCAGGAACGCCTCGGCGGTGCGGGCCAGTTCGCGGTGGGCGGGGGACAGCAGCGCGCGGGCCACCGGATCGTGCGCCGCCTCCGGGGGCAGGGCCGTGAGGAGCCGGTAGGGACCCACGTCCGACCACTGCGCCACCGGCCCGAAGCGCCGTTCGGCGAGCGCCGCGCGGGCCGCCCCGGACGCCTCCCACCAGGCGGCGCCCAGGTCCTCCAGGCCCTGCCGGGCCCCGGCGATCCCGGCGGCACTCCCGGCAGCGGCGCCCCGCGCGGTCTCCAGGAGGCGCGCGGCCGCGGTGTGCGCGGGGGAGAGCACGTCGGCCGAGCGGAGGCGGACCAGCGCCGCGAGGGACTGGCCCGTCGTGCCCCACGGCACCGTGCAGATCGCCGCGGCGGACGGCACCGTGCGGACGGCGGGGGCGGCCTCCGGGTCGGCGGACGGCCAGGGGGCCACGCACACCACCGCGTGCAGCCCGTCGGCGCCGGAGCCCAGAGCGGTGCGCAAGGAGGCCACCGCCATGTCCCGCTGCCAGCCGCGCTCGGCGGTCAGGACCGCGCGGAACTCCCGGGTCAGATCGGCGCCCGCCTGCGCCTCGTCGGCCAGCAGCGCGCCGATCCTGGCCGTCACCTCCATGGCGGCGCCCAGCTGCCGCTCGGTCGGGCCCGGCTCGTCGTCGAGCAGCCATACGTACCCCAGGGCGAAGCCCCGATGGCGCACCGGCAGGCAGATCCGGCCCCGCAGGACGCCCGCCTCGGGGGTGGGCGGGATGCGGACCGGGCCGGTGGCGCGGGTGATGCCGAAGCCCTCGAACCAGGCGCGGACCTCGGCCGTGGAGCGGCGCGTCAGGATCGAGCGGGTGCGGACCGGGTCGAGGGCGGTCGCGTCGAAGCCGCTGTCCCCGTCGCCCCCGCCGTCGTGCGCGCCGAAGGCGATCAGCTCGAAATCGCGGTTCTCCAGGGTCGCGGGAGCGCCGAGCAGCGCCGAGATCTCGTCGACCAGTTCTTGGTAGTCGCCCTTCACCTGTCCATTCTCGCCCAGGGCGCCCGGTTTCTCAGACATCTGTATGAGATCCAGGGCACGGATGCGTGACAGGTGTCGATGGTTCGGGGCGGGGGTGATCCTTAGATTTCACGGTGGTTCTCCGTGCCGTACCGCCGAGTCACCTCCCCGTAGGACTATGGCGGTAGGGCACTCGATTTCGTACACCCGTGGAGGTGCCCCGTGCTGGGTCCCGTGATTCTCGCCGCGTCACGCAGCGACAAGATGCGCCGTTTCGTCTCGGCGGCCCCCGGCACCAAGCAGGTCGTGGCCCGGTTCATCGCCGGTGAGAGCGTCGACCAGGTCGTCCCGATCATCGTGGACGCCGCCGACAAGGGCCTTGAGGTCACCCTCGACGTGGTGGGCGAGGACATCACCACCGTCGAGCAGTCCCACGCGGCCCGCGACGCCTACCTGGAGCTCATCGACCGCCTGAAGGACCTGGGCCTCGGCACGAAGGCCGAGATGTCCGTGAAGCTGTCGATGTTCGGCCAATCGCTGGAGGGCGGCCACGAGCTGGCCCTCGCCAATGTCCGCCCCGTCGTCGAGGCCGCCGCCGCCATCGGCACCACGGTCACCCTGGACGCCGAGGACCACACCACCCTCGACTCGACGTTCGCCATCCACGACGCGCTGCGCGAGGACTTCCCGCAGACCGGCTGCGTCATCCAGGCCTACCTCTTCCGTACGGAGGCCGACGCCCGCCGCCTCGCCGCCAACGGCAGCCGTGTGCGTATCGTGAAGGGCGCCTACAAGGAGCCCGCCGAGGTCGCGTACCAGGACAAGGCCGAGATCGACAAGGCGTACGTCCGTGTCCTGCGCATCCTGATGGAGGGCGGGGGGTACCCGATGATCGGGTCCCACGACCCGCGCCTGATCTCCATCGCACAGGAGCTCGCGCGGCGTGCGGGGCGCAAACTGGATGAGTACGAATTCCAGATGCTGTACGGCATCCGCAGCGACGAGCACCTGCGGCTGGCCGCCGAGGGCCACCGGATGCGCGTCTACACGGCCTACGGAACCGACTGGTACGGCTATTTCATGCGCCGTCTCGCGGAGAAGCCGGCGAACCTGCTCTTCTTCGCCCGCTCCATCCTCACCAAGGACTGAACCAAGGGCTGAGCTCCCACCCCCCTCGACCCTTTTAAGGAGATACGGAACTCATGGACGCTGTCACTCAGGTCCCCGCCCCGGTCAACGAGCCGGTGCACGGTTACGCCCCCGGCTCCCCCGAGCGCGCCCGCCTGGAGATCAAGCTCAAGGAGCTGGCCGAGAACCCCATCGAGCTGCCGATGACCATCGGTGGCGTCAAGCGCCTCGGCGGCGGCGAGCCCTTCCAGGTCGTGCAGCCGCACAACCACCAGGCCGTCATCGGCACCGGCCGCGGCGCCACGCAGCAGGACGCCCAGGACGCGATCGACGCCGCCCTGGCCGCCGCCCCGGCGTGGCGCGCGATGTCCTTCGACGACCGCGCCGCGATCATCCTGCGCGCCGCCGAGCTGCTGTCCGGCCCGTGGCGCGAGACGCTGGCCGCCTCCACCATGCTCGGTCAGTCGAAGACCGCCCAGCAGGCCGAGATCGACACCCCCTGCGAGCTCGTCGACTTCTGGCGCTTCAACGTCAAGTACGCCCGTGACCTGCTCGCCGAGCAGCCGCCGGCGAACGCCCCCGGCGTGTGGAACCGCCTGGACCACCGCCCGCTCGAAGGCTTCGTCTACGCGATCACGCCGTTCAACTTCACGGCCATCGCGGGCAACCTTCCGACCGCCCCGGCCCTGATGGGCAACGTGGTCGTGTGGAAGCCGTCCCCGACGCAGACCCACGCCGCCGTGCTGCTCATGCAGCTCCTGGAGGAGGCCGGGCTGCCCAAGGGCGTCATCAACCTGGTCACCGGTGACGGCATCGCCGTCTCCGAGGTCGCCCTGAACCACCGCGACCTGGCCGGCATCCACTTCACCGGCTCGACCCCGACCTTCCAGCACCTGTGGAAGACGGTCGGCGAGAACATCGCGAAGTACCGCACCTACCCGCGTCTCGTCGGCGAGACCGGTGGCAAGGACTTCGTCGTCGCCCACCCGAGCGCCGACCGCGCGATCCTCAAGACCGCGCTGACCCGCGGTGCCTTCGAGTACCAGGGCCAGAAGTGCTCCGCGACCTCGCGCGCGTACATCCCGGCCTCCATCTGGAACTCGGGCTTCAAGGAGGAGTTCGCGGCCGAGGTCGACGGCATCAAGATGGGTGACGTCACCGACCTGACGAACTTCATCGGCGCCGTCATCGACGAGCGCGCGTTCGCCAAGAACAAGGCGGCCATCGACCGCGCCAAGGCGGACGACACCTGCACGATCGTCGCGGGCGGCACCTACGACGACTCGGTCGGCTACTTCGTGCGCCCGACCGTCGTCGAGTGCACGGACCCGGCCAACGAGGTCTTCACGACCGAGTACTTCGGCCCGTTCCTCGCCGTCCACGTCTACGAGGACGAGAACTACGACGAGATGCTGGCCCAGATGGAGTCGGTCTCGGACTACGCGCTCACCGGCTCGGTCATCGCGGGTGACCGCGCGGCGGCCGCGTACACGATGGACAAGCTCCGCTACGCGGCGGGCAACTTCTACATCAACGACAAGTCGACCGGCGCCGTCGTCGGCCAGCAGCCCTTCGGCGGCGGCCGTGGCTCCGGCACCAACGACAAGGCGGGCGCCCCGCAGAACCTCCAGCGGTGGACGCTGACGCGCGCCATCAAGGAGACGCTGGTGCCGCCGACCGAGTACGGCTACCCGCACATGGGCTGACGCCCTCCCCGGGCCGCACCGGCCCGCCCCTGAACCCCGCCTCCGATCTGGGCCCCACCCCGGTCGGAGGCGGTGTCGTGTCCGGGGTCAGCCGAGCGTGTCGACGACGATCCGGGTGATGTCCTCGGCGATGCGGTCCTCGCCGGGGGTGTCCGGGTCGAGGCGGGTCGTGTAGACGGAGATGATCCAGGGGGCCTGGCGCGGCGGCCAGGCGACGGCGACGTCGTTGACTCCGCCGTAGGCCGGGCTGCCGGTCTTGTCGCCGACCCGCCAGTCCTTCGGGAGGCCGGCCCGGATCCGCTTGTCGCCGGTGGTGTTCTCCAGGAGCCACCGGATGAGCTGGTCGCGGTCGCGCGGGTGGAGGGCGTCGCCGAGGATCAACTTGTGCAGGTCGGCCGTCATGGACGCGGGGGTCGTCGTGTCGCGCCGGTCGCCGGGGACGTTGGTGTTGAGGTCGGGCTCCCAGCGGTCGAGGCGGGTGCGGGAGTCGCCGAGCGAGCGGGCGAACTCGGTGATGCCGGACGGCCCGCCGATGCGCCGCATCAGCAGATTGGCGGCGCCGTTGTCGCTGTACGTGATCGTGGCGTCGCACAACTCCCGTACCGTCATGCCGGTTTCGAGGTGCATCTCGCACCTCGGCGAGTGCGTGACCAGGTCGTCGCGCCCGTACCGGATCAGTACGTCGAGCAGTCCGGGCTCCTGCTCGCGCGCCCTGCGCAGGATCGCGGCGGCGGCCAGCACCTTGAACGTGGAGGCGATGGCGAAGCGTTCGTCCGCGCGGTAGCCGAGGGTGGCGCCGGTACCGGTGTTCAGGGCGTGCACACCGATGCGGCCCGGATAGCCCTTCTCCAGCTCGCGCAGCCGCCGCCGGGCGTCAGGGAAGGCGGTGGCGTGCGCGGTGCCGGGCACGGACAGGAGTACGGGGGCGACGGCGGCGGCGCCAAGGAGGGTTCTGCGGGAGGGGGTTGCGTTCATGATCACGACCGTACCCGGGGGCCCTGGTGCCGGGCCAGGAAGTCGTCGATCAGCCCGGCGATCTGCGTGGCGTGCGTCTCCAGGGCGAAGTGCCCGGTGGGCAGCAGGTGCACCTCGGCCTCCGGGAGGTCGCGGAGGAAGGCGAGGGCGCCGTGTGGCACGAAGATCTCGTCGTGGGCGCCCCAGGCCGCGAGCAGCGGGACCCGGGAGGTGCGGAAGTACTCCTGGAACGCCGGGTACAGGCCGATGTTGGCGCCGTAGTCGCCGATGAGCGCGAGCTGGATCGCGTCCTGGCCCTCGCGTGCCATCAGCGCCGCGTCGTGGTGCCAGGCGTCGGGGTTCAGCAGGCTCGGGTCGGGGACGCCGTGCGTGTACTGCCACGTGATGCCCTCCAGGGAACGGATCTCCCGGATGGGCGCGGCGGTCTTCTCGTTCGGGTCCGCGATGTAGGCGAGGACCGGCGCCCAGGCCTCGGCGCCGAGGCCTTCCTCGTACGCGTTGCCGTTCTGCGTGACGATCGCGGTGACACGCTCGGGGTGGGCGAGCGCGAGGCGCAGGCCGATCGGGGCGCCGTAGTCCTGGACGTACAGCGCGAAGCGGTCAAGACCTGCGGCGTCGGCGAACTCGGCGGTCACCTCGGCGAGTTCGGCGAAGGTGTACGTGAACTCGTCGGCGGCCGGCGCCGCCGAGCGGCCGAAGCCGATGTGGTCGGGGGCGATGACGCGGTAGCGGTGGGAGAGCAGCGGGATGAGGTCCCGGAACATGTGCGAGCTGGTCGGGAAGCCGTGCAGCAGGAGGAGGGCGGGGGCGTCGGCGGGGCCTGCCTCGCGGTAGGCGATCTCGTGGCCCCGGACGGTCGTGGAGCGGTAGTGGGTGCGGTTCCGGTGCGCGCTGCTCATCTCTAACCCCTGAAATGCGCTTTGGTGGTTGGCGTGGGGCGAGTAGAGCACGCGAACACCTAACCGGTCAATGTGTTGTGAGCGGTTAGTGGACGTGGGGGAGGGTCAGTGGGTCCGGCCCGCCGCCGTGATGACCTCGTCCAGTACCTCGCGGGCCCGCAGCAGGTCCTCCACCTGGCGGTCGATCCTCGCGCGTTCCTGGGTCAGCTCGTCGACCAGCCACGGCGTCGCCTTCTCCGAGGGGCCGCCGTCCTGGTCCCGCATGCAGGGCAGGAGTTGGACGATCTTCGCGCTGGACAGGCCCGCCGCGAACAGCTCCTGGATGTGGACGACCCGGTCCACCGCGCTCTCGGGGTAGTCGCGGTGGCCGCCCGGGGTACGGTCCGCGTGCAGCAGCCCCTGCTTCTCGTAGTAGCGCAGCGAACGCTCGCTCACGGCGGTGCGCTTCGCCAGCTCGCCGATTCTCATCCTCGCGGACCTCCGCACTTGAAACTCACACCGGTGTCAACTTCTACCGTTCCGGCATGACGAACACCACGCTTCTCGAGCCCTATTCCGCAGGCCCCCTCGGCCTTCTCCCCAACCGCATGGTGATGGCCCCCATGACCAGGCTGCGGGCGACCGCCGACGGCACGCCGCTGCCGGTCGTCGCCGACTACTACGCCCAGCGTGCGAGCGCCGGCCTCATCGTCACCGAGGGCATCTGGCCCAGCAGCCGCGGCCAGAGCGGCTGGCGCTACCCGGGGCTGGAGACCGCCGCGCACATCGAGGGCTGGCGGCGCGTCACCGACGCCGTGCACGCCGCGGGCGGCCGGATATACGCCCAGCTGATGCACGGCGGCCGTCACGGCCACCCGCTGTCCCGCGTCGACGGTGACGTGCCCGCCGCGCCGTCCGCCGTGCTCGTGGACCCGAGCCCCGTGCACGTGCCCGGACACCGCAAGGCCGACGCCGTCACGCCGCGCGAGATGACCCGGGACGACATCCACACGGCCGTGCGGGACTTCGTGGCCGCCGCCCGCAACGCCATCGCGGCGGGCTTCGACGGAGTCGAACTGCACGGCGCCAACAGCTACTTGATCCACCAGTTCCTCGCGGACAACAGCAACCTCCGCGACGACGAGTACGGCAGGGGCTCCATCGCCGACCGCATCCGCTTCGCCGTCGAGGTGGTGCGCGCGGTGGCCGACGCCATCGGCGCCGCACGGCTCGGGCTGCGCCTGTCGCCCGGCAACCCGCAGTTCGGCATGGCGGAGGCCGACCCCGGCCCGGTCTACAGCGCGCTGCTCGACGAGCTCGACGGGCTCGGTCTCGCCTACCTCCACCTCACCGACAACGACCGCTACCCGGCCCTCGCCGACCTGCGCCCCCGCTGGCACGGCCTCCTCATCGCCAACGTCGGCGAGAACGGCGACCCCACGACGCGGGAGGCGGGCGAGGCCCTGCTCGCGTCCGGGGTCGCCGACCTCGTCTCGTACGGGCGGGGGTTCATCTCCAACCCCGACCTGCCGGCGCGGTTCGCGGCCGGCGCGGCCCTCCGGCCGATCGACGAGGCGCACCTGTACGCGGAGGGCGCCGAGGGCTACACCGACTACCCCACCCTCGCCCAGGAGAGCCGGCTCGTATCCGCTCAGGCCTCCGCTCAGACCTCCGCTCAGACCTCGATGAGCACCTGATCGAGCGACTTGCGCACCAGGTCGGGGACCTGGCAGTCCGGCGCCGGATACCCGACGGGGATCACCGCGAACGCCTTCTCGTTCTCGGGGCGGCCGAGCACCTGGGACAGGAACCGCATCGGGCTCGGCGTGTGGATCAGCGCGGCGAGGCCGGACAGATGCAGGGCGGACAGCAGCATCCCGACCGCGATGCCGACCGACTCGTCCACGTAGTAGTGCTTGTGCTTGGTGCCGTCCTCGCCCAGCCAGTACCGCTGCTGGAAGACGACGATCAGCGCGGGCGCGTCCGTCAGGTGCGGCTTCACCTCGTCCGTGCCGAGGGGCCGCAGGGCCGCCAGCCACTCCTCGCCGAGCCGCCCGTCATACGAGACGCGCTCCTCGTGCTCGGCGGCCTCGCGGATGCGGCGGCGGACATCGGGGTCCTGGACGAGGACGAACGTCCACGGCTGCTGGTGCGCCCCGGACGGCGCCGTCGCCGCGCACGCGATGGCGTCCCGCACCACCTGCGCGGGCACCGGGTCCGGGGCGAACTGCCGCACCGTGCGCCGCTCTTGCATCCGCTTCCGCAACTCCGCCGCCCGATCCAGGGATTGGGCCTCGGGCATCCGCACGGGCCGGTACGGCACGGAGCGGTAGGGCTCGCCATGGATGGGGGTCCACTCTCGTTGCTGCTCGGTCTCAGGCATGCGTCCGATTCTGCTGCGGGCACCGGCCTCCGCGCCATGGTGCAGACCAATCAGATCCGGGCTGAGTACGGTGGGAAGGTGACGGAGAACTCCCTGCGTACCGCCCACACCAGCGACCTGACCGCCGCCGACCTGCGCGCCGCCCGCGCTCTGCTCGACGAGGCCTTCGACGGCGACTTCAGCGACCAGGACTGGGACCACGGCCTCGGCGGCGTGCACGCCCTGGTCCACGACGGCGCGGGCACACTGCTCGCGCACGGCTCCGTGGTGCAGCGGCGGATCCTGCACAACGGCCGCTCCCTGCGCGTCGGTTACGTGGAAGCGGTCGCCGTCCGCCCCGGCCTGCGGCGGCAGGGGCTCGGCGGCCAGGTGATGGGCGCACTGGAACGCGTCATCGACAAGGCGTACGCGATGGGCGCCCTGTCGGCGTCCGACGAGGGGGAGCGGCTCTACCTCGCGCGCGGCTGGCAGCGGTGGAAGGGTCGGGTCGGCACGCTCGGCCCGGCGGGCGCGCTCCACCTGCCGGACGAGGACCCGCCGCTGCTGTGGGGCGCCGGCCTCGACCCCGCGCACGAGCTCCTCATCGACTGGCGTGACGGAGACGTGTTCTGACCACCCGCGGCCGCGTCAGGCCTCGGCCCCGGCCGCGCGGACGATCATCTTCCCTTGGTTCTCGCCCCGCAGCATCCCGAGGAACGCGTCCACGATCCGGTCGAACCCCTCGACCACCGTCTCGTCGAGCGCGACCCGGCCGCTCCGCAGATGCGGCACCACGAACCCGTACAACTCCTCCTGGAGATGCGGGTAGTCGCGGACCAGGAAGCCCTCCATGCGCAGGCTCTTCTCGACGATGTCGGGGAGGTTGCGCAGCGCGTACGGCGTGCCCGTCGCGTTGTACTGCGCGATCGTGCCGACGCGTACGATCCGCCCGCGCTCGCGCAGCGCGGAGATCGCCGCCTCCAGCTGCTCGCCGCCCACGTTGTCCACGTACACGTCGATGCCGTCGGGCACGGCCTCGGCGAGGAGGCCGGCGGCCGGTCCCGAGCGGTGGTCGAAGACCGCGTCGTAGCCGACGTGTTCGGTGAGGTACGCCGCCTTCGCCGCCGAACCGGCGCTGCCGACGAGCCGTCCCGCGCCCATGAGGCGGGCCAGGCGCCCGGTCGCCGTGCCGACGCCACCCGCCGCGGCGAAGACGAACAGGTCCTGGCCCTCGCGCAGTTCGGCGATGCGGGTGAGGCCGACGTACGCCGTCAGGCCGGTGCCGCCGAGGATGCCCAGATACGCGGTCAGGGGCACGCCCTCGAAGCGGGGGCGGCGCCGCACCTCGTCCGGCTTCACCACGGAGTGCGTACGCCAGCCCTGCCGGTGGAAGACGATCTCCCCCTCGGTGAGGGCCGGGTCGCGGGAGGCGACGACACGGCCGATGGTGCGGCCCTCCAGCGGGGCGTTCAGCGCGAAGTCGCCGTCCATCATCTCGCGGTGGTAGGGGTCGACGGACCAGTAGAGGTTCTCGACGAGGGCGGTGCCCGGGGCGGGCGCGGGCAGCGGGGACTCCACGAACGCGAAGTGGGCGGCGGTGGGGAAGCCGTGGGGGCGGGCGGTCTGGTGCACGGTGAGCGCGGTCTCGGTCATGTCCGTGACCGTAGGCAGGAATGCGGGGCTCGGGCAGAGGGTTGCGCTCATGGAACGCCCTGATCCATGAAGGGCCCTCATAGAAGCAGGTGGGAGCCCTGATGGACGCCGCGTACACCGCCGCCGACCTCGCCCCGCACGAGCTGCGCGTCCTGGCCGCCGTGGACCGCGAGCGCGGGTTCTCCTCCGCCGCGCGGGCCCTCGGCCTCACCCAGTCCGCCGTCTCGCACTCCATCCGCGGCACGGAACGCAAGGTCGGCGCCGTGCTCTTCGAGCGGGGCCGCAAGGGGGCGACGCCCACGGCCGCCGGAGCCGTCGCCGCCGCCTACGCCCGGCGCGTCCTGCGGCTGCTCGACACCCTGGTGACGGAGGCGCGCGGCGCCGAGAGGGGCGTCGTCGAGGGCCCCCTGCGCATCGCCGCCTTCCGCAGCGCGGCCCTGCACCTGCTCCCGGCCGCCCTGGAGCGCCTCGCCGCCCGCCACCCCGGCATCCGCCCGGAGGTCAGAGTCGTGCGCGAGCTGGGCGCGGGCACCGCCGGTGAGGTCGCCGAGGGCCGCGCCGACCTCGGCATCGCGACGCTCGGCGGCTCCTCGCCCGTGCCCGCCGGGCTCATCGGCGGCGTACTCCTCGACGAGCCGTACTCCCTCGTGCACCCGGCGGGCCATCCCGACCCGCGCTCCCTGCCGCTGGTGGACTGGCACGAGAACTGCGGGTCGTATACGCGCGCGTGGTGGGCCGGGCAGGACTGGATCCCGCGGGCGACCGTCCTGACGGAAGACGACGGCGCGGTGCTCTCGATGGTGGCCAACGGCCACGGCATGGCGATCATGCCCGCCCTCTCGCTGACCGGAGCGCCCGACTCCGTCGAGATCACCGACCTGGGGGCGGACCGCCCGACCCGCTCCGTCGGCTATGTCACCACCCCTGAGCTGGCCTCTTCCGTCGGAGTACGGGCCCTGATCCGCGAACTGAGAGCGGCGCACGCGTGAAGCCCGTCTCAGATAGTAGGAAGCCCGAGTAATTGTGGAGACAGACGCTCCGGCCTGCCTTAGCTTTGTAGGAGCCGAACGTCTCGCTCGATCAAGCGAATGGCGGTCGTGAGCCGGAGCCCAGCGCAGGCGAACCCTGCCGCTCCGCAGCTCCCCGTCGCTTGGGG is a genomic window containing:
- a CDS encoding LysR family transcriptional regulator, with product MDAAYTAADLAPHELRVLAAVDRERGFSSAARALGLTQSAVSHSIRGTERKVGAVLFERGRKGATPTAAGAVAAAYARRVLRLLDTLVTEARGAERGVVEGPLRIAAFRSAALHLLPAALERLAARHPGIRPEVRVVRELGAGTAGEVAEGRADLGIATLGGSSPVPAGLIGGVLLDEPYSLVHPAGHPDPRSLPLVDWHENCGSYTRAWWAGQDWIPRATVLTEDDGAVLSMVANGHGMAIMPALSLTGAPDSVEITDLGADRPTRSVGYVTTPELASSVGVRALIRELRAAHA